In Streptomyces sp. NBC_01717, one DNA window encodes the following:
- the tadA gene encoding tRNA adenosine(34) deaminase TadA, translating to MRRALDEAAHAARAGDVPVGAVVLGPGGALLATGHNEREATGDPTAHAEILAVRRAAAALGEWRLSGCTLVVTLEPCTMCAGALVQSRVARVVYGARDEKAGAAGSLWDVVRDRRLNHRPEVIHGVLEDACSAQLTAFFRDR from the coding sequence ATGCGCCGCGCCCTGGACGAGGCCGCGCATGCGGCGCGGGCCGGCGATGTGCCGGTCGGCGCCGTCGTCCTCGGCCCGGGTGGCGCCCTGCTCGCCACGGGACACAACGAACGCGAGGCGACCGGTGATCCGACCGCGCACGCCGAGATCCTCGCTGTGCGCCGGGCCGCCGCGGCGCTCGGCGAGTGGCGGCTCTCCGGGTGCACGCTGGTGGTCACCCTGGAGCCGTGCACGATGTGCGCGGGCGCGCTCGTGCAGTCCCGGGTGGCCCGTGTGGTCTACGGGGCACGGGACGAGAAGGCGGGCGCGGCAGGTTCACTCTGGGACGTCGTACGGGACCGGCGGCTCAACCACCGCCCCGAAGTGATCCACGGAGTCCTGGAGGAC
- a CDS encoding tRNA adenosine deaminase-associated protein: MYFAALLARTEDGWEASDTELDDVETLSDLTDLAREASVDEDTVLVFIEQEDAWFGVIRVDGEEDPRIYISDASAAARSSYGEILLTDELLGREPEAEDSIAALEELVGLDGTEDGEPDHTTDNNNDTDLDDNDNDDNDDGLDADAVPTGPLGDTGVLADLGLPEKELLMLRTDALVEIADALGAAEVLETVR, translated from the coding sequence GTGTACTTCGCCGCACTGCTCGCGCGCACCGAAGACGGGTGGGAAGCGAGCGACACGGAACTCGACGATGTGGAGACCCTGTCCGATCTGACGGATCTGGCCCGTGAGGCCTCGGTGGACGAGGACACGGTGCTCGTCTTCATCGAGCAGGAGGACGCCTGGTTCGGCGTCATCCGGGTGGACGGTGAGGAGGACCCCCGTATCTACATCTCGGACGCGTCCGCCGCCGCCCGCTCCTCCTACGGGGAGATCCTGCTCACCGATGAACTGCTCGGCCGCGAACCCGAGGCCGAGGACTCGATTGCCGCCCTCGAAGAGCTCGTCGGCCTCGACGGTACGGAGGACGGCGAGCCGGACCACACCACCGACAACAACAACGACACCGACCTCGACGACAACGACAACGACGACAACGACGACGGGCTCGACGCCGACGCCGTACCGACGGGTCCGCTCGGTGACACCGGGGTCCTGGCCGACCTCGGACTCCCCGAGAAGGAGCTGCTGATGCTGCGGACGGACGCACTGGTGGAGATCGCGGACGCGCTGGGAGCGGCCGAGGTCCTGGAAACCGTCCGTTAG
- the upp gene encoding uracil phosphoribosyltransferase yields MRIHVVDHPLVAHKLTTLRDKRTDSPTFRRLADELVTLLAYEATRDVRTEQVDIETPVTPTTGVKLSHPRPLVVPILRAGLGMLDGMVRLLPTAEVGFLGMIRNEETLKAETYATRMPEDLSGRQVYVLDPMLATGGTLVAAIQELIKRGADDVTAVVLLAAPEGVEVMERELAGTPVTVVTASVDERLNENGYIVPGLGDAGDRMYGTAG; encoded by the coding sequence ATGCGGATCCACGTCGTCGACCACCCGCTGGTCGCGCACAAACTCACCACCCTGCGCGACAAGCGCACCGACTCCCCGACCTTCCGGCGGCTCGCCGACGAGCTGGTCACCCTGCTCGCCTACGAGGCCACCCGGGACGTGCGCACCGAGCAGGTCGACATCGAGACCCCGGTGACGCCGACCACCGGCGTGAAGCTGTCGCACCCGCGGCCCCTGGTCGTGCCGATCCTGCGGGCCGGTCTGGGCATGCTCGACGGCATGGTGCGGCTGCTGCCGACCGCCGAGGTCGGCTTCCTGGGCATGATCCGCAATGAGGAGACGCTCAAGGCGGAGACGTACGCCACGCGGATGCCGGAGGACCTCTCGGGCCGCCAGGTGTACGTCCTGGACCCCATGCTCGCCACCGGCGGCACGCTGGTCGCGGCCATCCAGGAGCTGATCAAGCGTGGTGCGGACGACGTCACCGCCGTCGTGCTGCTCGCGGCGCCCGAGGGCGTCGAGGTGATGGAGCGCGAGCTGGCCGGTACACCGGTCACCGTGGTCACCGCCTCGGTCGACGAGCGGCTCAACGAGAACGGCTACATCGTGCCGGGGCTCGGCGACGCGGGCGACCGGATGTACGGCACCGCCGGCTAG
- a CDS encoding LytR C-terminal domain-containing protein has protein sequence MSMLTPPGLGGKYRITGDKYPRMRRPRHRRRLVLVSLASVVTLGVAGWGTLQLIDVFTGDRTASAADRKADCPSVKPSAPAKALPKPARITVNVYNATPRGGLAKAAADELKKRGFRIGKVGNASAAYDKKVPGPGILLGAPTATNGTFPVLGTQLTGATPKTDTRKTADVDLILGTTFKKLNTPKAAAAALAALNKPAPAPSCG, from the coding sequence ATGAGCATGCTCACTCCCCCCGGCCTGGGCGGAAAGTACCGCATCACGGGCGACAAGTATCCGCGCATGCGGCGTCCCCGGCACCGCCGCAGACTGGTCCTCGTGTCCCTCGCCTCCGTGGTGACCCTCGGGGTGGCCGGATGGGGCACGCTGCAGCTCATCGACGTCTTCACCGGCGACAGGACGGCCAGCGCCGCCGACCGCAAGGCCGATTGCCCCTCCGTCAAGCCGTCGGCGCCCGCGAAGGCGCTCCCGAAGCCGGCGAGGATCACGGTCAACGTCTACAACGCGACACCGCGCGGCGGGCTCGCGAAGGCCGCGGCCGACGAGCTGAAGAAGCGCGGCTTCCGCATCGGCAAGGTGGGCAACGCCTCTGCCGCGTACGACAAGAAGGTCCCCGGTCCCGGGATCCTGCTGGGCGCCCCGACGGCCACGAACGGCACGTTCCCGGTCCTCGGTACGCAGCTGACGGGCGCCACGCCGAAGACCGACACCCGAAAGACGGCGGATGTCGATCTGATCCTCGGCACGACGTTCAAGAAGCTGAACACCCCGAAGGCCGCTGCTGCGGCCCTTGCCGCACTGAACAAGCCGGCCCCCGCACCCTCCTGCGGATGA
- a CDS encoding type II toxin-antitoxin system VapB family antitoxin, with amino-acid sequence MIFKRIGNGRPYPDHGRESTRQWADVAPRPVRLDQLVTTKGQLDLETLLAEDSTFYGDLFAHVVKWQGDLYLEDGLHRAVRAALQQRQVLHARVLELG; translated from the coding sequence GTGATCTTCAAGCGCATCGGAAATGGGCGGCCTTATCCCGACCACGGCCGGGAAAGCACCCGGCAGTGGGCGGATGTCGCGCCGCGCCCGGTCCGCCTCGACCAGCTGGTGACGACCAAGGGTCAGCTGGACCTCGAAACCCTCCTCGCCGAGGACTCCACGTTCTACGGCGACCTGTTCGCGCACGTCGTGAAGTGGCAGGGCGACCTCTATCTGGAGGACGGGCTGCACCGCGCGGTCCGCGCAGCGCTCCAGCAACGCCAGGTTCTGCACGCCCGGGTCCTCGAACTCGGCTGA
- a CDS encoding helicase HerA-like domain-containing protein, giving the protein MSGSDSTGGSAESGIGDGVGAGPGEDVGVLPQQAREIADGYVVDGAALDLGALLWDGACLPAAQIRIPLAMLNRHGLVAGATGTGKTKTLQLIAEQLSANGVPVFLADIKGDVSGIAAPGAPGSKVAERAGQVGQQWEAKGFPCEFYALGGIGPGIPLRATVTDFGPVLLSKVLQLNRTQEQSLGLIFHYADAKGLELVDLKDLRAVVAFLVSDTGKPELKGIGGLSTATAGVILRSLTAFEQQGASDFFGEPEFETAEFLRQAPDGRGLVSVLELAAVQDKPQLFSTFLMWLLADLFHDLPEVGDLERPKLVFFFDEAHLLFNGASKAFLDSITQTVRLIRSKGVGIFFVTQTPRDVPGDVLAQLGNRVQHALRAFTPDDAKALRATVKTFPKSSYDLEELLTGLGIGEAVITVLSEKGAPTPVAATRLRSPQSLMGPLGAAGLDVAVKGSSLYGSYAQPVDRESAYEKLTAEHEAEQRAAAEAAGRPAKEPAKRSGQPEDDASLVEQVVGSGVFRSLARSVGTQLGREISRSLFGTARRRR; this is encoded by the coding sequence ATGAGTGGCAGCGACAGCACGGGCGGGAGCGCGGAATCGGGCATCGGAGACGGCGTCGGAGCGGGCCCGGGGGAGGACGTCGGCGTGCTGCCGCAGCAGGCCCGGGAGATCGCGGACGGGTACGTCGTCGACGGCGCCGCCCTCGACCTGGGTGCGCTGCTCTGGGACGGTGCCTGCCTGCCTGCTGCACAGATCCGCATCCCGCTGGCGATGCTCAACCGGCACGGACTCGTCGCCGGCGCCACCGGCACCGGCAAGACCAAGACCCTCCAGCTCATCGCCGAGCAGCTGTCGGCCAACGGTGTGCCGGTCTTTCTCGCCGACATCAAGGGCGATGTGTCCGGCATCGCCGCTCCCGGCGCGCCGGGCAGCAAGGTTGCCGAGCGGGCCGGGCAGGTCGGGCAGCAGTGGGAGGCCAAGGGCTTCCCGTGCGAGTTCTACGCGCTCGGCGGCATCGGCCCCGGCATTCCGCTGCGGGCGACGGTCACCGACTTCGGCCCCGTACTGCTCTCCAAGGTGCTCCAGCTGAACCGTACGCAGGAGCAGTCGCTCGGCCTGATCTTCCACTACGCCGACGCCAAGGGCCTGGAGCTGGTGGATCTGAAGGATCTGCGGGCCGTCGTCGCGTTTCTCGTCTCGGACACCGGCAAGCCCGAACTGAAGGGGATCGGCGGGCTCTCCACGGCCACGGCCGGGGTGATTCTGCGGTCGCTCACCGCCTTCGAACAGCAGGGGGCGAGCGACTTCTTCGGCGAGCCGGAGTTCGAGACGGCGGAGTTCCTGCGGCAGGCGCCGGACGGCCGGGGGCTGGTTTCCGTGCTGGAACTGGCGGCCGTACAGGACAAGCCGCAGCTCTTCTCGACGTTCCTGATGTGGCTGCTCGCGGATCTCTTCCACGATCTGCCGGAGGTCGGCGACCTCGAGCGGCCCAAGCTGGTGTTCTTCTTCGACGAGGCGCATCTGCTCTTCAACGGGGCGTCGAAGGCGTTCCTGGACTCGATCACGCAGACCGTGCGGCTGATCCGTTCCAAGGGAGTGGGCATCTTCTTCGTCACGCAGACTCCGCGCGACGTACCGGGGGATGTGCTGGCGCAGCTCGGCAACCGGGTGCAGCACGCGCTGCGGGCGTTCACCCCGGACGACGCGAAGGCACTGCGGGCGACGGTGAAGACGTTCCCGAAGTCGTCGTACGACCTGGAGGAGTTGCTGACCGGGCTGGGCATCGGCGAAGCGGTGATCACCGTGCTGAGCGAGAAGGGCGCGCCGACGCCGGTCGCCGCGACCCGGCTGCGGTCGCCGCAGTCGCTGATGGGTCCGCTCGGCGCGGCGGGACTGGACGTGGCGGTGAAGGGTTCGTCGCTGTACGGGAGTTACGCACAGCCGGTGGACCGGGAGTCGGCGTACGAGAAGCTCACCGCCGAGCACGAGGCGGAGCAGCGGGCCGCGGCGGAGGCCGCGGGCCGGCCGGCGAAAGAGCCGGCGAAGAGGTCCGGACAGCCGGAGGACGATGCCTCGCTGGTGGAACAGGTGGTGGGGAGTGGAGTGTTCCGGTCGCTGGCGCGGTCGGTCGGGACGCAGCTGGGGCGGGAGATCTCGCGCTCGCTCTTCGGTACGGCGCGCCGCAGGAGGTAG
- a CDS encoding HhH-GPD-type base excision DNA repair protein, whose protein sequence is MTQSNKSKAITLRIAQQPEADELLGRSPLAAMIGMLLDQQVPMEWAFSGPFALAQRMGSDDLDAHEIAAYDPEAFTELFTAKPALHRYPGSMAKRVQQLCQFLVAEYDGDASAVWSDAGTGAELLKRLKALPGFGAQKAQIFLALLGKQLDVRPTGWRAAAGPYGEAGSHRSVADITGPESLAEVRAHKQEAKAAAKAAAAKKR, encoded by the coding sequence ATGACACAGAGCAACAAGAGCAAGGCCATCACTTTGCGGATCGCTCAGCAGCCGGAGGCGGACGAGCTTCTCGGCCGCAGCCCGCTCGCGGCCATGATCGGCATGCTGCTGGACCAGCAGGTCCCGATGGAGTGGGCCTTCTCCGGCCCGTTCGCCCTGGCGCAGCGGATGGGCTCCGACGACCTGGACGCCCACGAGATCGCCGCCTACGACCCCGAGGCGTTCACCGAGCTCTTCACCGCCAAACCCGCTCTGCACCGCTATCCCGGCTCCATGGCCAAACGGGTACAGCAACTGTGCCAGTTCCTGGTCGCGGAGTACGACGGTGACGCGAGCGCGGTCTGGAGCGACGCCGGGACCGGCGCCGAGCTGCTGAAACGGCTGAAGGCGCTGCCCGGGTTCGGTGCCCAGAAGGCGCAGATCTTCCTGGCGCTGCTCGGCAAGCAGCTGGACGTCCGGCCGACCGGCTGGCGGGCCGCGGCGGGGCCCTACGGGGAGGCGGGGTCGCACCGCTCGGTCGCCGACATCACCGGCCCCGAGTCACTCGCCGAGGTCCGCGCGCACAAACAGGAGGCGAAGGCGGCGGCGAAGGCGGCGGCAGCAAAGAAGAGGTGA